The Sphingobacteriales bacterium genome has a segment encoding these proteins:
- a CDS encoding pyridoxine 5'-phosphate synthase, with protein MTRLSVNINKIALLRNARGGNVPDLIAAALNCERFGAEGITVHPRPDERHIRRSDVYALKTVLHTEFNIEGYPDRAFLDMLREVRPAQATLVPDPPQVLTSNAGWNSIAQQAFLKDCVAELHSYGCRVSLFIETDPHLLDAAKSTGADRVEFYTGPYAEQYDSLSSEIAVAPYREAARHAEHIGLGINAGHDLNLRNLRFLKQQLPHLLEVSIGQALIADALYYGLENTIQMYKRCLV; from the coding sequence ATGACCCGTTTAAGTGTAAATATCAACAAAATAGCTTTGCTGCGCAATGCGCGGGGCGGAAATGTACCCGATTTAATCGCCGCCGCCCTGAATTGTGAGCGTTTTGGCGCAGAGGGCATCACCGTACACCCGCGACCCGATGAACGACATATCCGCCGCAGCGATGTGTATGCCCTGAAAACGGTACTGCACACAGAATTTAATATAGAGGGCTATCCCGATCGCGCTTTTTTAGATATGTTGCGCGAGGTGCGTCCGGCGCAAGCTACTTTGGTGCCCGACCCACCGCAGGTACTCACTTCCAACGCTGGCTGGAACAGCATCGCACAGCAGGCATTTTTGAAAGATTGTGTAGCGGAACTGCACAGCTACGGCTGTCGGGTGTCTTTGTTTATAGAAACCGACCCGCACCTCTTAGATGCCGCCAAAAGCACCGGAGCCGACCGCGTGGAGTTTTACACCGGTCCTTACGCCGAACAATATGATTCGCTATCGTCCGAAATTGCCGTAGCTCCCTATCGCGAAGCTGCCCGCCACGCCGAGCATATCGGCTTGGGCATCAATGCGGGGCACGACCTCAACTTGCGCAATTTGCGTTTTCTAAAACAACAGCTGCCCCATTTGCTGGAGGTTTCTATCGGACAGGCACTCATTGCCGATGCGCTGTATTATGGCTTGGAAAATACTATCCAAATGTACAAACGCTGTTTAGTTTAG
- a CDS encoding hotdog fold thioesterase has protein sequence MKIWKTPSTPEILNQMGKQTMSEHIGIVITEVGDDFLEGTMPVDARTVQPYRVLHGGASLVLAETLGSIASSMCIDLKTQQCFGMEINANHLRPALEGSVVRGVATAIHIGKKSHVWDIKIYNSHEQLLCISRLTVAVVEQQAQ, from the coding sequence ATGAAAATTTGGAAAACCCCCTCAACGCCTGAGATACTCAACCAAATGGGCAAACAGACAATGTCGGAGCATATTGGTATTGTGATTACCGAAGTGGGAGATGATTTTTTAGAAGGCACGATGCCCGTAGATGCGCGTACTGTGCAGCCCTATCGCGTATTGCACGGAGGAGCTTCTTTGGTATTGGCGGAAACACTCGGCAGCATCGCCTCCTCTATGTGCATTGACCTCAAAACCCAACAATGTTTCGGTATGGAAATCAACGCCAACCATTTGCGCCCTGCTCTCGAAGGCAGTGTAGTACGCGGTGTTGCCACTGCCATTCATATCGGCAAAAAATCGCACGTTTGGGACATTAAAATTTATAATTCACACGAACAACTCCTGTGTATCAGCCGCCTGACGGTAGCAGTAGTGGAGCAACAAGCCCAATAA
- a CDS encoding ATP-binding protein — translation MSLMKGIQLIQRWLRKGEGTQLDFKTTIASPWKIAKTIAAFANSRGGLIVVGIEDKGHIVGVETEGEKYELERAATTFCRPAVPLQFEEIIYQNKKILITSIAESKKKPHYVLDKNHQHEELLIRIQDKCVEPPDFVRELLLNGELNAGVRSNEYYQTLRSLPQHFSNNTPIDQQQFQLWAKTSERNALRLLADYLLEGALVLKSKTPPQFVLNNAFFYPAL, via the coding sequence TTGTCTTTAATGAAAGGCATACAACTCATTCAGCGTTGGCTGCGCAAAGGCGAAGGCACACAATTGGATTTTAAAACTACCATTGCCTCTCCCTGGAAAATAGCCAAAACCATTGCAGCTTTTGCCAACAGTCGCGGTGGATTGATTGTAGTGGGCATCGAAGATAAAGGACACATTGTAGGCGTAGAAACAGAAGGCGAAAAATATGAACTGGAGCGTGCTGCCACCACATTCTGTCGTCCGGCAGTTCCTTTACAATTTGAGGAAATCATCTATCAAAACAAAAAAATATTGATAACAAGCATTGCTGAAAGCAAAAAAAAGCCTCACTATGTATTGGATAAAAATCACCAGCACGAAGAACTTTTAATACGCATACAAGATAAATGTGTAGAGCCGCCTGATTTCGTGCGTGAGCTACTCCTCAATGGCGAACTCAATGCGGGTGTACGCAGCAATGAATATTATCAAACTCTGCGCAGTTTACCGCAACATTTCTCCAATAATACCCCCATTGACCAACAACAGTTTCAGCTATGGGCAAAAACCAGTGAGCGCAATGCACTCCGTTTGTTAGCCGATTATCTGCTCGAAGGCGCGCTCGTTCTCAAAAGCAAAACCCCACCGCAGTTTGTCCTTAATAATGCCTTTTTTTATCCTGCCTTGTAA
- a CDS encoding aminoacyl-tRNA hydrolase, which translates to MEKFLIVGLGNIGNEYEHTRHNIGFDILNSIAAREQLSFMLDRHALYALWKFKGKYLHLIKPTTYMNLSGKAVRYWKEKFSLENEQILVLHDDLALPFGKLRLRKNGSAGGHNGLKSIEELLQTQNYARLKFGIGDDFPKGRQADYVLSRWNKSEQADLGDYIERSITAVETFVSIGIDRAMNVYNTKQ; encoded by the coding sequence ATGGAAAAATTTTTAATAGTCGGTTTGGGTAATATCGGCAATGAATACGAACACACCCGTCATAATATCGGCTTTGATATATTGAACAGCATTGCTGCCCGCGAGCAATTATCTTTTATGCTAGATAGGCACGCCCTGTATGCGCTGTGGAAATTTAAAGGAAAATACCTGCATCTTATCAAACCTACCACTTATATGAATTTGAGTGGCAAGGCGGTGCGCTATTGGAAAGAAAAATTTTCTTTGGAAAACGAGCAGATATTGGTATTGCACGATGATTTGGCTTTACCTTTCGGCAAATTACGTCTGCGCAAAAATGGCAGTGCCGGTGGGCACAACGGCTTAAAGAGTATAGAAGAATTGCTGCAAACTCAAAATTATGCCCGTTTAAAATTCGGCATCGGTGATGATTTTCCCAAAGGCAGACAGGCAGACTATGTCTTGAGCCGCTGGAACAAAAGCGAACAAGCCGATTTGGGGGATTATATAGAAAGAAGCATCACCGCCGTAGAAACTTTCGTGAGTATCGGCATCGACCGCGCTATGAATGTTTATAACACAAAACAATAA
- a CDS encoding T9SS type A sorting domain-containing protein: MLAFVGFNTAQSQVCTQYASGYGPYTNQGTIDIAGCNGQTVVADYQAWCHEIYYSAVVTGGTYNFKLGTPGTCNSTAWGGPPHVTVIQGGTASGGTVTGGTVIANGPCCGLGVNFTPTATGTVWFILNTTTGTNASCTAPAVATDNGTPTVTTISGVSCDVCGNATCAAGEDYCSCDADCACPTIYVDYITYASGSPAFDTIPSLYCGGDFGFPNSVIMPVAISTTLACVTEYDVSTDLGTLRQLDGSTVTTIPDYTIFWVVLNDAATATADTLVDITVTDVTNGPGGCGTINTMFNVSGFIPSSVCFCSDTLVLNYVETSELDYVANNIIQSTDTIEAGANIDHEAGIFVDLLAGFWAKSGCTFAAFIGACDSAGGVVAKMAHYLTPKAYDENVRNYTTVEKKTPKKVAKLVGKASALVQLNAGTLNVSPNPAADMAWVQFSLPQATKATVELFDVQGRLVKTLFTGETTGTQVSINTSELTSGLYLVKMQSAYGQESVRLMVK; this comes from the coding sequence ATGCTTGCTTTTGTCGGTTTTAATACCGCACAATCGCAGGTATGTACGCAATACGCATCCGGATATGGTCCTTATACCAATCAGGGTACAATTGATATAGCAGGCTGTAATGGACAGACTGTTGTTGCAGATTATCAGGCTTGGTGTCATGAAATTTATTATTCTGCTGTTGTTACAGGTGGTACTTATAATTTTAAGTTGGGTACACCTGGTACTTGTAACAGCACTGCTTGGGGAGGTCCTCCTCACGTTACTGTTATTCAAGGAGGTACAGCTTCAGGTGGTACTGTAACAGGTGGTACTGTAATAGCAAATGGACCTTGCTGTGGTTTGGGTGTAAACTTTACTCCTACTGCTACAGGAACTGTATGGTTTATTTTAAATACTACTACAGGTACGAATGCTTCTTGTACTGCACCTGCTGTAGCAACGGATAACGGAACTCCTACGGTAACTACAATTAGTGGTGTTTCTTGTGATGTATGCGGTAATGCCACTTGTGCTGCCGGTGAGGATTATTGCTCTTGCGATGCAGATTGCGCTTGCCCTACTATTTATGTAGATTATATTACTTATGCCTCTGGCTCTCCTGCATTTGACACTATTCCAAGTTTATATTGTGGCGGAGATTTCGGATTTCCAAACTCTGTTATTATGCCGGTAGCTATTTCTACTACTTTAGCTTGTGTAACCGAATACGATGTATCTACAGATTTGGGCACTTTGCGCCAATTAGATGGCAGCACTGTAACGACTATACCGGATTACACCATATTTTGGGTAGTATTAAACGATGCAGCTACGGCTACTGCCGATACTTTGGTTGATATCACCGTAACAGATGTTACCAACGGTCCTGGCGGCTGTGGCACTATCAATACTATGTTCAATGTATCCGGCTTTATACCTTCTTCTGTTTGTTTTTGCTCAGATACTTTAGTATTAAACTATGTAGAAACTTCCGAATTAGACTATGTAGCCAACAATATTATTCAATCTACCGATACCATTGAAGCGGGTGCAAACATTGACCACGAAGCCGGTATTTTTGTAGATTTATTGGCGGGATTTTGGGCAAAAAGCGGCTGTACTTTTGCTGCTTTCATCGGTGCTTGCGACAGTGCCGGCGGTGTAGTGGCTAAAATGGCTCACTATTTAACCCCAAAAGCTTATGATGAAAATGTTCGCAACTACACAACAGTTGAAAAGAAAACACCTAAAAAAGTTGCTAAATTAGTAGGTAAAGCTTCTGCTTTGGTACAATTAAATGCAGGTACATTAAACGTGTCGCCTAACCCTGCTGCTGATATGGCGTGGGTACAATTCAGCTTGCCGCAAGCTACTAAAGCAACCGTTGAATTGTTTGATGTCCAAGGTCGTTTGGTGAAAACTTTATTCACAGGCGAGACTACAGGCACACAAGTATCAATCAATACAAGCGAGTTGACAAGTGGTTTATATTTGGTAAAAATGCAATCAGCTTACGGTCAAGAAAGCGTAAGATTGATGGTAAAATAA
- a CDS encoding T9SS type A sorting domain-containing protein, with protein sequence MRKIFSFLFIYIGWISALQAQVCTQYAAGPYSDQGAISEAGCNAQVVQAAYQAWCHEIYYSDVVSGGTYNIKLAAPGTCGNGAWGGAPFVTVIQGGTASGGQVTGGTVIASGNCCGLGINFTATVTGTVWFIFNTATGTNSNCTAPVVQTDNGTPTLTTISGVACGVCGDATCNVGENYCSCNSDCFNECDFIWVDWIGFDSIGTPFIDTTFSFFCGGDLGFPNSIVIPVAITTDIACVGAYDVSIDNGYLRQLDGMPVDTISDYFIFWMVLNDAATSTADSIIDITVTDVSTGFGGCSSVNSMLNVAGFLPSSICTCPDTMALNYIESYTLDYVANNIIQSTDTIEAGANIDHEAGIFVDLLAGFWAKSGCTFAAFIGACDSAGGIVAKMGNFLSPTPYQEGLKDVKKVNDKKIPRKIGSKAAKSHSSNAIAAISTLNVSPNPVADMAWVQFSLPQTTKASVELFDMQGRLVKTLFTGETTGTQVSINTGELTSGLYLVKMQSAYGQESVRLMVK encoded by the coding sequence ATGAGAAAAATTTTTTCTTTTTTATTCATTTATATTGGGTGGATAAGTGCGCTTCAGGCACAAGTATGTACACAATATGCAGCCGGACCATATAGCGATCAAGGCGCAATAAGCGAAGCGGGTTGTAATGCCCAAGTAGTACAAGCCGCTTATCAGGCTTGGTGCCACGAAATCTATTATTCAGATGTAGTAAGCGGTGGTACTTATAACATTAAACTAGCTGCTCCGGGTACTTGTGGCAATGGAGCTTGGGGTGGCGCACCTTTTGTTACGGTTATTCAAGGCGGCACGGCTTCGGGCGGACAAGTAACCGGCGGTACAGTTATTGCATCGGGCAATTGCTGCGGCTTAGGTATTAATTTTACAGCAACAGTTACGGGTACAGTATGGTTTATTTTCAACACAGCTACAGGTACTAATTCAAATTGTACAGCTCCTGTAGTACAAACAGACAATGGCACACCCACGCTCACTACTATTAGCGGAGTAGCCTGCGGCGTTTGTGGAGATGCTACTTGTAATGTAGGCGAAAACTACTGCTCTTGCAATAGCGACTGTTTCAACGAATGTGATTTTATTTGGGTAGATTGGATAGGGTTCGATTCTATCGGTACTCCCTTTATAGACACTACTTTTTCGTTTTTCTGCGGTGGCGATTTGGGTTTTCCTAATTCGATAGTTATTCCAGTAGCTATCACTACCGATATTGCTTGTGTGGGAGCTTATGATGTTTCTATTGACAACGGTTATCTGCGTCAGTTAGATGGTATGCCGGTGGATACTATCAGCGATTATTTTATTTTTTGGATGGTATTGAATGACGCTGCCACCTCCACTGCCGACTCTATCATTGACATTACCGTAACCGATGTAAGCACCGGCTTTGGCGGTTGCTCTTCAGTTAATTCTATGCTCAACGTTGCCGGCTTCTTACCTTCTTCCATTTGCACCTGCCCCGATACAATGGCTTTAAATTATATAGAAAGCTATACTTTAGATTATGTAGCCAATAATATTATCCAATCTACCGATACCATTGAAGCGGGTGCAAACATTGACCACGAAGCCGGTATTTTTGTAGATTTATTAGCCGGATTTTGGGCAAAAAGCGGCTGTACTTTTGCCGCTTTCATCGGTGCTTGCGACAGTGCCGGCGGTATTGTTGCCAAAATGGGTAATTTCCTGAGTCCTACTCCTTATCAGGAAGGACTGAAAGATGTAAAGAAAGTAAATGACAAAAAAATACCCAGAAAAATTGGCTCTAAGGCGGCTAAAAGCCATTCATCAAATGCGATTGCTGCTATTAGCACATTAAACGTATCGCCTAACCCTGTTGCTGATATGGCGTGGGTACAATTCAGCTTACCGCAAACTACCAAAGCAAGCGTTGAATTGTTTGATATGCAAGGTCGTTTGGTGAAAACTTTATTCACAGGTGAGACTACAGGCACACAAGTATCAATCAATACAGGTGAATTGACAAGTGGTTTGTATTTGGTAAAAATGCAGTCAGCTTACGGTCAAGAGAGCGTAAGATTGATGGTAAAATAA
- a CDS encoding ABC transporter permease, giving the protein MLFVYKFLYHFGRYVMMLRTMLMRPEKWFMYWRETLRQMNNIGVGSLVIIAIVSLFIGAVTALQFAYQLDTIPKYYVGYIVRDSMIIELAPTFSCLILAGKVGSNMASELGSMRISEQIDALDIMGVNSIGYLVGPKIIASLFITPVLVIISAFLGIMGGLLACVTNGIVMQTYIRGLHSWFEPFNVTMMLIKSIVFAFLLTSISCYQGYYVKGGALAIGDASTRAVVYSSIMILIADYLIAQVLL; this is encoded by the coding sequence ATGCTTTTTGTTTATAAATTTCTATACCATTTCGGACGCTATGTAATGATGCTACGCACGATGCTGATGCGCCCCGAAAAATGGTTTATGTATTGGCGCGAAACATTGCGGCAAATGAACAATATCGGTGTGGGTTCTTTGGTGATTATTGCCATTGTATCTTTGTTTATCGGGGCAGTTACGGCACTCCAATTTGCTTATCAATTAGATACCATTCCCAAATATTATGTGGGCTACATTGTGCGCGATTCCATGATTATAGAGTTAGCTCCCACTTTTTCGTGTTTGATATTAGCGGGAAAAGTAGGGTCTAATATGGCTTCGGAGTTGGGAAGCATGCGTATTTCGGAACAAATTGATGCCTTAGATATTATGGGCGTAAATAGCATCGGGTATTTGGTGGGTCCCAAAATTATCGCCTCCTTATTTATCACACCTGTTTTAGTAATTATTTCGGCTTTTTTGGGTATTATGGGCGGCTTGCTTGCCTGTGTCACAAATGGCATCGTAATGCAAACCTACATACGCGGCTTGCACTCTTGGTTTGAGCCTTTTAATGTAACAATGATGCTCATAAAATCTATTGTTTTTGCTTTTTTGCTCACCTCTATTTCTTGTTATCAGGGATATTATGTAAAAGGCGGTGCTTTAGCCATCGGCGATGCCAGTACTCGTGCCGTAGTATATAGCAGCATTATGATTTTGATTGCCGACTATTTAATAGCACAGGTGTTGTTATAA
- a CDS encoding bifunctional 3,4-dihydroxy-2-butanone-4-phosphate synthase/GTP cyclohydrolase II, with the protein MNKLNSIEAAIADIKAGKMIIVVDDEDRENEGDFVAAAEMATPRLINFMATHGRGLICVPLEESRCDELDLNLMVSRNTALHETPFTVSVDLLGHGCTTGISAHDRAKTVLALADKNTLKEDLGKPGHIFPLRARNGGVLRRTGHTEAAVDLARLAGLKPAGILCEILNEDGTMARLPQLLELAEKYDMKIISIRDLVAYRLAEEKLIHREVEVKMPTQWGDFQLIAYSEITSGALHLALVKGSWTPDEAVLVRVHSSCVTGDILGSLRCDCGEQLHRAMQLIEREGKGVIVYMNQEGRGIGLLNKLRAYQLQENGRDTVEANLELGFKKDQRDYGIGAQILRDLKVSNIRLMTNNPRKRVGLLGYGLQIVENVPIEVLPNPHNKEYLLTKRDKLNHEILK; encoded by the coding sequence ATGAATAAATTAAATTCAATAGAAGCTGCTATAGCTGACATAAAGGCAGGTAAAATGATAATTGTGGTAGATGATGAAGATCGTGAAAATGAAGGCGATTTTGTAGCTGCTGCGGAAATGGCAACACCCAGACTTATTAATTTTATGGCTACGCACGGCAGAGGTTTGATTTGTGTGCCTTTGGAAGAAAGTCGTTGTGATGAATTAGACCTAAATTTGATGGTCTCACGAAATACAGCCCTTCATGAAACACCTTTTACAGTATCGGTGGACTTGTTGGGGCACGGTTGCACAACAGGTATTTCGGCGCACGACCGGGCTAAAACTGTATTGGCATTGGCGGATAAAAATACTCTAAAAGAGGATTTAGGCAAACCTGGACATATTTTTCCGCTTCGTGCCCGCAATGGAGGCGTGTTGCGTCGCACTGGTCACACTGAAGCGGCAGTAGATTTGGCGCGTTTAGCTGGACTAAAACCCGCTGGTATTCTTTGCGAAATCTTGAATGAAGATGGTACCATGGCGCGTTTGCCGCAGTTGTTGGAACTGGCAGAAAAGTACGATATGAAAATCATTTCTATCCGTGATTTAGTTGCTTATCGTTTGGCAGAAGAAAAACTGATTCATCGGGAGGTAGAAGTAAAAATGCCTACACAATGGGGCGATTTCCAGTTAATAGCTTATTCCGAAATTACAAGTGGTGCTTTGCATTTGGCATTGGTAAAGGGTTCGTGGACTCCTGATGAGGCGGTATTAGTTCGTGTGCATTCGTCTTGTGTGACGGGAGATATTTTAGGTTCTTTGCGCTGCGATTGCGGTGAGCAGCTACACAGAGCTATGCAACTTATCGAGCGCGAGGGCAAGGGAGTTATTGTCTATATGAATCAGGAGGGGCGAGGTATTGGTCTGTTAAATAAACTTCGCGCCTATCAATTACAGGAAAATGGCAGAGATACAGTAGAAGCCAATTTGGAGCTGGGCTTCAAAAAAGATCAGCGCGATTATGGAATCGGTGCACAAATTTTACGCGATTTAAAGGTGTCTAATATTCGTTTAATGACCAATAATCCGCGCAAAAGGGTAGGGCTGCTTGGATATGGGTTACAAATCGTTGAAAATGTACCCATCGAAGTATTGCCAAATCCCCACAACAAAGAATATTTGCTCACCAAAAGGGATAAACTCAATCACGAAATTTTAAAATAG
- a CDS encoding nitronate monooxygenase, with translation MATPAPFRTTLTDMLNIQYPIIVAPMFLISNTAMVKAATDAGITAAIPALNYRSDREFRQALEELRQYSNAPFGINLITNPSNPRYPEQLQTCIDYKVDFIITSLGNPQKVIDACRPQGMRVFCDVVNAEHAEKAVKAGCDALIAVNSEAGGHLGNMKAAELIPLLKKNFDVPVISAGGVGTGSGIMEKIKMGAAGVSMGSIFIATNEAPVTQAYKQACVDYKAKDITITTKLSGTPCTVINTDYVKEIGTKQNWLETLLNRHKSLKKYAKMLTFMRGMKSLEKAAFGATYKNVWVAGASIEHVHNIEPLQKVVERLVQEMKANV, from the coding sequence ATGGCGACACCTGCACCTTTCCGAACAACATTAACCGATATGCTGAATATTCAATATCCGATTATTGTAGCACCGATGTTTTTAATATCCAATACCGCTATGGTAAAAGCCGCCACCGATGCGGGTATCACGGCAGCCATTCCGGCTCTTAATTATCGCAGCGACCGCGAATTTCGGCAGGCGTTGGAGGAGTTGCGCCAATATTCCAATGCTCCCTTTGGCATCAACCTCATCACCAATCCTTCCAACCCGCGCTACCCCGAACAGCTGCAAACCTGCATAGATTATAAAGTAGATTTTATTATTACCTCTTTGGGCAATCCGCAAAAAGTGATAGACGCTTGTCGTCCGCAGGGTATGCGGGTATTTTGCGATGTGGTAAATGCCGAGCACGCCGAAAAAGCAGTAAAAGCAGGCTGCGATGCTCTCATTGCCGTAAATTCGGAAGCGGGCGGACACTTGGGCAATATGAAAGCAGCGGAGTTAATTCCCTTGCTGAAAAAGAACTTTGATGTTCCGGTTATATCGGCGGGCGGTGTAGGAACGGGCAGCGGTATTATGGAAAAAATAAAAATGGGCGCAGCAGGTGTATCGATGGGCAGCATTTTTATTGCCACCAACGAAGCCCCTGTTACGCAAGCCTACAAACAAGCCTGTGTAGATTACAAAGCCAAAGACATCACCATAACGACCAAACTGTCGGGTACGCCCTGCACGGTTATCAATACCGACTATGTAAAAGAAATCGGCACGAAACAAAACTGGTTAGAAACCTTACTCAACCGCCACAAAAGTTTAAAGAAATACGCCAAAATGCTCACCTTTATGCGCGGTATGAAAAGCCTCGAAAAAGCGGCTTTCGGTGCTACCTACAAAAATGTATGGGTGGCGGGAGCGTCCATAGAGCATGTACACAACATAGAGCCGCTGCAAAAAGTGGTGGAAAGGTTGGTGCAAGAAATGAAAGCAAACGTATAA
- a CDS encoding metal ABC transporter permease → MPYLHDFLIILSAALAAACCGLLGCYLMLRRMVMSGDAISHAVLPGIVIAYLVSGSRTSFSAMLGAMVFGVLCTFLIEFLHRRLRIQEDASIGVVFTFLFAVGIILLSLFAGQVDLDQDCVLNGELTFVPIDVWIYEGNVMGPRAVWILGALLAALIIFIKMGYKELLITTFDAEYASSIGINTTLWHYLLMGTVSATTVLSFELLGSILVVAFMTIPPATAYLLTNKLSLMFLITIAVGSIAAVAGYGLAKMWDTSVAGSITVVMGIIFAAVLQVHHIARSKKVVSPEET, encoded by the coding sequence ATGCCTTATTTACACGATTTTTTAATTATCCTCAGTGCTGCATTAGCGGCGGCTTGTTGCGGCTTGTTGGGCTGCTACCTGATGCTACGCCGTATGGTGATGAGCGGCGATGCCATTTCGCATGCGGTGCTGCCGGGTATTGTGATAGCCTATTTGGTCAGTGGCTCGCGCACTTCTTTTTCGGCAATGCTGGGCGCAATGGTATTTGGTGTGTTGTGTACTTTTCTGATTGAATTTTTGCACCGCCGGCTGCGCATACAAGAAGATGCTTCTATCGGAGTGGTGTTTACGTTTTTATTTGCTGTGGGCATTATATTATTGTCTTTATTCGCGGGGCAAGTGGATTTAGACCAAGATTGCGTACTGAACGGCGAACTGACTTTTGTGCCAATAGATGTGTGGATATATGAGGGCAATGTGATGGGTCCGCGTGCGGTATGGATTTTGGGTGCTTTGCTGGCGGCATTGATTATTTTTATCAAAATGGGCTATAAAGAGTTACTTATCACTACTTTTGATGCAGAATATGCAAGCTCTATCGGTATTAACACTACTTTGTGGCATTATTTGCTGATGGGTACAGTGTCGGCAACTACAGTGTTGTCGTTTGAGTTGCTGGGTTCTATTTTGGTAGTAGCTTTTATGACAATACCGCCGGCAACGGCTTATTTGCTCACCAATAAATTATCGCTGATGTTTCTGATAACGATAGCCGTGGGCAGCATAGCGGCGGTGGCAGGATATGGACTTGCCAAAATGTGGGATACTTCGGTGGCGGGCAGCATTACAGTAGTCATGGGAATTATATTTGCCGCCGTGCTGCAAGTTCATCATATTGCACGCTCAAAAAAAGTAGTTTCGCCGGAAGAAACCTAG
- a CDS encoding FAD-binding oxidoreductase, which translates to MLSFWEQNSFLKYDFIIVGSGIVGLSAAANLKEQLPHCSVLVLERGILPSGASTKNAGFACFGSLTEILSDFKTMGEAASLQLITQRWQGLQQLQERLGVAAIGLQNKGGYELLDEQAAAALEHIDDINKKLRDIFGQKVFDLCDEKIAEFGFNAQAVRHLVMNPLESQIDTGLMMRSLLGYVQRLGVQVLTGSEVLALENLGVAVAVQVRNPISAAAPNIEFKAGRQVLICVNAFAQQLLPHLNLRPGRGQVLMTKPIKNLKMSGTFHMDEGFYYFRDYEGRLLLGGGRNLDFEGEATTELATTEYIMQHLEEKLHNVIIPQIPFQIESRWAGIMAFGDTKAFICERINPFMSVGVRCGGMGIALGSAIGQQLAAFAID; encoded by the coding sequence ATGTTGAGCTTTTGGGAACAGAACAGTTTTTTGAAATACGACTTTATTATTGTAGGCAGTGGCATTGTGGGCTTATCGGCTGCCGCCAACCTGAAAGAGCAACTACCCCATTGCAGCGTATTGGTATTGGAGCGCGGTATATTGCCCTCCGGAGCCAGCACCAAAAATGCGGGTTTTGCTTGTTTTGGCAGCCTCACCGAAATTCTGTCGGATTTCAAAACAATGGGCGAAGCTGCTTCTTTACAACTTATAACACAGCGTTGGCAGGGGCTGCAACAACTTCAAGAGCGTTTAGGAGTAGCAGCGATAGGTTTGCAAAATAAGGGCGGTTATGAACTCCTTGATGAGCAAGCAGCAGCAGCGTTGGAGCATATAGATGATATAAATAAAAAATTGCGGGATATTTTTGGGCAAAAAGTATTTGATTTGTGCGACGAAAAAATTGCAGAATTCGGTTTCAATGCGCAAGCTGTCAGGCATTTGGTGATGAATCCATTGGAGTCGCAGATTGACACCGGACTGATGATGCGCAGTTTGCTGGGGTATGTGCAAAGGCTCGGTGTGCAGGTGCTTACCGGCAGCGAAGTACTCGCTTTGGAAAACCTCGGAGTAGCGGTAGCCGTGCAAGTGCGCAACCCTATATCGGCAGCCGCACCAAATATTGAATTTAAAGCCGGACGGCAGGTATTAATTTGTGTAAATGCCTTTGCGCAGCAGTTGCTGCCTCATCTCAATTTGCGCCCGGGGCGCGGGCAGGTGCTGATGACAAAGCCTATCAAAAATTTGAAGATGAGCGGCACTTTCCACATGGACGAGGGTTTTTATTATTTCCGCGACTACGAAGGTCGTTTACTGTTGGGTGGCGGGCGCAATTTGGATTTTGAGGGCGAAGCCACCACCGAATTGGCGACTACAGAATACATCATGCAACATTTAGAAGAAAAATTACACAACGTTATTATACCTCAAATACCTTTTCAAATTGAAAGTCGGTGGGCAGGGATTATGGCTTTCGGAGATACGAAGGCTTTCATTTGTGAGCGTATCAATCCCTTCATGTCGGTGGGAGTTCGTTGCGGCGGTATGGGTATAGCTTTAGGCAGTGCCATAGGACAACAATTGGCAGCATTTGCAATAGATTGA